GCGGCATCTGCTCCAGATGCAGCAGGGTGAGCAGGGCACGATCCTCGGGAGGCAAATGCGAGAGGATGAACTGCGCCTCCTCCAGCGCACCCTGGGCGGCATCGGGCGTCTCTGCGGGCAGATCGTCCAGAGGATCACGCCCTTCGGCGCTGGGCTCTTGCAAGCGAGAGAAGGGAGAGTGCTGCCGCCGCCGATAAAACTCCAGCCCCGTGCGCACCGCGATGCGCTTGAGCCAATGGGCAAAGGGCCGCTCCGGCTGCCACTCCGGCAACGCACGCCAAGCCTTCACAAAGGTCTCCTGCACGAGATCCTCAAGATCCGCTCGGGCGGGAGAGAAGCGATGCAGGAGGGCACTCATGAGGGACTGATAACGGCGAATGATTTCATCAAAGGCCTCCATATCGCCCGCCTGAGCCGCACGGACGAGCGGCAGGTCAGGATCAGGCGCGGGGGCGGTGAACATAGAGTCAAGGCGAAGGCGGAGGAACCCCAAAGGCCCCTCCGCATTTTCAGCATAACCAAGGAAGCGACAAGTGACGAAGGATCAAGGCAGCTCCGATAGGGTGGATAGCTTCGCCGAGCCGATGGAGATGCTGCCTTTGAGCAACTCAGCGCCAGACTCCCCTTCCCCACCGCCGGTGAAGTTGAACTTCGAACTCACGGTGTCCACGAGATACGTGCTGCCCTGCACTTTGACCGTGAGGCTGCGGATGCCGTTGCTGGCAAAACCACTCACAGATAAACCACGAACCTGAGCCGAAGCCAATGCCAATTCGGTCAGCGCGGAGTAGGTAGCCCCACCCGGATGCTGAGTCTGCGTGCCGGTCTGCAAACCGACACTGTAGGTGGGAAGCGTGACCAGATCCTCCGGCACCGGCACGGGGATGATGCCGCTCTTGCTGGCATAGATGCCGCCCTGCTGCTGGGCATCCATGAGGTAAACCAAGGACCAGCCCGAGGTGCTGCCATCCAGCAAAGTGCGAGTGCTCATCTCCGCCAGGATTTCCCGATTTGTGAACGGTTTCACCGTGACGCCGAGACGTGTGACCTCCGCACCTCCGCGCAGGCTTCGGGTGGTTTCGGTGCCTTGGGTGGTGACGGCGGCCACCACCGCCACTTTACTCTCCAGCACATAGTTTTGAGCCTGGCTAAGCGAGGTGCCAAAGGTCAGAAAGCCGACCGAGGCCAAAAGTAGGGTCCATGTTTTCATAAACGAGTGTCTGTTGATCGATGAGAAGTTCTTTTTGTTAGTCCGAGTCCAGTTGACCTCAGTGAGCGGCGCTCATCGCCTCATCCACCAGGGTTTCGATCTCCGCCCGCGCTGTCTCCAGACGCTTGATTTGGTCGTCTGTCAGCAGGGGGCGCACCTCCACCGCCACACGCGCCATCAGCAGGGCACGATCCCGGGCTAGGTCGCCCAGCTTTTGCGCCGCCTCGCGGGTCTGCGACGCCTCAGGCCCATGGGCCTTCACCGCCGCAGCATAGGCTTTGCGAGCTTCGCGTCCACGCTCCACCAAAGCGCGGGTTTCTGGACGATGCGTCTCCAGCACCGTTTTCAGTTGCTGCCGCTGCTCATCACTGAGCGGGGTTTCCTTGCGGAAATTCAGCAGATGACGAGCGGCCGTGCGCACGACCTCGCGCACCGATTCACGGGTGGCATCTGGTAAAATGCCTTCACCAAGATCGCGCATGGCACCGATTTTAGGCAACGCCAGCGCAGGTAAGGACAAGGCGGCGAGAGAGAGAATGAGGATGAATTTTTTCATGATCTGAGATTAACGTGAAGTTTAAAAGGGTATAAACATGGCTCCCTGCCCCCTCACCTAACCTCTCCCCAAAGGGGAGAGGGATGGCCATTGAAAGGAGATGGGAAGCCGGAGAGGGGTTCAGGGACGGGCGGTGGTTTTCGTCACACTTTTGGTTTGTCCCTGAGGCCCTGTGGCACTGCGCGTGGCGGTGCGGGTGCCATTGCTGTAGGTCACACCGCCTTGGGTGCTCACGGTCTGGCCCTGAGGCCCGGTGTAGAGGCCTGTGGTGGAGCGATTGCCCGCCGTGCCAGTGACTTGGCGGCTGGCGGTGGCCGTTTGGCCATGGGGACCGGTGGTGCTGGCGGTGCGGCTGGCAGCACCGGGGACGACGTAGCCACTGACCTGACGGGTGGCGACTCCGCGACCACTCACCAGCGTGGTGGTGCGGCCAAAGTCACGGGCACTGACGCTGAGTGTGGAGGCGATGCCAAGGGCAAGGATGAGGACGGACGTTTTCATAGCGATTCGAGTTCGAGATGGATGAGGGTTTCTTTTTCCACGAAGACGGTGACCGCCTTCAGAAACCCGAATGCCGGGAAGCCCGGTCCGGTTACAGAAAGTTTTTTCGTCGCCGTTGACTCCCCCCCTGCCCTGCGTCACCAAGGGAGATGCAATTGATCTCTGGCCCCGCTGTCGCTGAAAAAGTCCTGGAAGAATGCCGCCGTGACATCGCCGAACTGGCGAAGGTGGGGAAGAAGCCAGGTCTGGCCGTGGTGCTGGTGGGAGATGATCCCGCCTCGCGCGCCTACGTCCGCTCCAAGGACAAAAAATGCCGTGAACTGGGCCTGCACTCCGTGAAGCTGGAGCTGCCCGCCACCACGACTCAGGAAGAGCTGCTGGCCGAGGTGGAGAAGCTGAACAACGACCCGGCCATCCACGGCATCCTAGTGCAGAGCCCCCCCCCACCGCACATCGATGAAGCCGCTATCGTGCGCGCCATCGATCCGGCCAAAGACGTGGACGGCTTCCACCCCGTGAACGTGGCCAAGCTGGCTCTGGAAGACTCCACCGGCTTCGTCCCCTGCACTCCGCTAGGTTGCCAGCGTCTGCTCATCGATGCTGGGATCGAGACCAAAGGGGCCAACGTCGTGGTCCTGGGCCGCAGCATGATCGTGGGTAAGCCCATGGCCCTGCTGCTGATGGCCAAAGGCATCGGCGGAGATGCCACCGTCACCGTGGCTCACTCCCGCACTAAGGATCTGCCCTCCATCACCCGACAGGCGGACATCCTCATCGCCGCCATCGGGCGCCCGGAATTTGTCAAAGCCGAGCACGTTAAAGAAGGGGCCGTCGTCATTGATGTGGGGATCAACCGCGTGGAAGCTCCAGGCACCGAAAAGGGTTACAAGCTCGTCGGCGATGTGGCCTTCGATGAAGTGGCCCCCAAGTGCCAAGCCATCACTCCCGTTCCTGGGGGCGTCGGCCCCATGACCATCGCCATGCTCATGGCCAATACCGTGAAGGCCTGCAAGCAGGCGTGAAGGAGAGGAATCCGTAAGCCGTGGTCCGTTTTTAGTCTTCCGTGATCGGTCGTGAAGGGCGGATCACTGGAGGTTGGATTTTTCCGCAGAGAGGCGGTGAGGCTGAGGTGGCAGATGAGTGCCCCATCTCATATGCCATTGTTCACTATAGAGCAGCCTATTTCGGCGAGTATTAATTTCAAACCGCTTGAGCAGCACTGTCAAAGCTACAGCAAATCCAGCCCCATAGGTTTTAGCTAACTCTGCAGGGGCAAGGACAGCCACAACGACAAAGCTAAAGACGAATAAGATAGCCGCCAAACCGAGGATCGTCTTCCATGCATTAGGGCCAAAGAATACTTCAAAAAACTTTTTCATACGCACATATTTTGAAGTTCGGTAGCGGATATCGCAAAGAGGGGAGGGAATGAGATTTGAAGTCTGCAACAGATTTTCATGTGGCGGCGGTGGGTCGGAAATCCCCTCAGCGGCAGTAGCGGAATTTTGGGGACCGTCGTTCGCACCTACAGCCGACGCTTGTCCGGTCGGTTGTTACGGTCTGAAAATTGCCTAGAGCATATTAAATAATTCTATAACGGAACGAGAGGGAGTGTGAGATAGTCTGAGCGTGGCCACTCTTTCTCTGGATTTACGTGAACGTATCGTCAAAGCCTATGATCAAGGCGAGGGCACTCAACCCGAGATCGCTCGCCGCTTCGATGTGTCTTTAGGCATGGTCAAAAAGCTTCTCCTGCAACGCCGCAAGACCGGCTGTATCAAAGCACGTCATCATCGCGCCGGACGCAAGAAAACCATTGTCGCCGAGCATCGCATCGCCATCCGCCAACAAAACCGCACCATGCCGATGCCAACCCTGCATAAGACTTAAAGTCATGCAACCAATCACCAGTATGGAATCCATAGTTAAAAATTCGCACTCAGTTACAGGGCATTAGGGAACATCGCAGATTCTCAGCCTGCGGAAAATGATCCCGATAGAGAGTCACATCCCGCTGCGTCATTTTGACCCACCATGAAAAACAGCCTTCTCTGTGCAGCCCTTTTGACCGCCACTGTCTCCTGCTTTGGAGAGAGCTCATCACTCTCGCCCACCGGTGAACACCATCAAGCCGACTCGATCTGCCTGACTGCCAATCAACTGTCCATCGCGACCGGTCAGCCGTCGTTGGTGCTCATGTCCAGCGGCTCCGTGCACATTCCGGTCTGGTCTTTGTCAGGGGGTACCGTTGGGCAATCCGTTGCGGGTCTTGTCACCCTCCCCCGTCAATGTGAGGCGGTGAAGGTCGAGATCGTGGTGACCACGAATGATCCGACCACCGGCCCTAACTTTGAAGATGTTTATCGAGTTCACCTCTCTCAGTTGGTGGATCATGCACCCGTGATGGATCGTTACCATCAAGGCATGCCCGTGCGGACCGCGCTTCCCGCCGCACCACTTCAGACCCGGACCATCCTGCTGGAGTCCTGCTATGAGGTGGTGCCCGATGCACCTCTCTGGCTGCGCATTCAGCGTGAGCCGGGAGATCCAGCCGATACCTTCATCAAACCCGCCGGACTCATCATGGTCAAGGTGACGCCAGTAGAAGCTCCCGCCAAGGTTCATGTCGTGCAGGATGTTCCTGGCTATAACTCCTGGCCCATGATGCAGGCCATCGGCAACAAGTTGGTCTGCGTTTACACGCGTGGCCAAGGGCACACGATTGGGGAAGACGCCCGTGCGGTTTATGCCCGCACCTCCACGGATGGCGGCAAAACCTGGACCGATGAAACCGTCGTCGCCAACACACCTGGCTATGGCGAGGTGCCCACCGGTAAGGGCCTGGATGCGGATGGCACGATGCTTCTCTGGGTACGGCGTGTGGGTAAGCCGTGGCAGCACGATCTCTACCGCACCACGGATGGCGTGACTTTCACCCTCGTAGCGACTCCGAAGCTCGAGGTCAATCCCATGCAGATCACCGATGTCTTCGAGGTCCCCACCGTCGGTCTCATGGCCCTGTGGTTCGCCGGGGATTACGGAGATAAGCCGACCAATTCCTGGGGCACCCTGACCAGCGGTGATAACGGCGCCACCTGGACGCAAACGCCCATCGAGACTGGCCTGCTCCGAGGCGACTGGCCGACCGAGCCCGCCGCCGTCTATCTGGGAGATGGCAAGATCCTCTGCATTGCGCGCACCGAACTCGGCGGCACCACCACCGAGCGCGCTCAGTTTCAGATCACTTCCACAGACTACGGCAAGACCTGGACACGCACGCGCACCAACATCGGCGATGTCTCCGCCTCCACCCCCAGCCTCGTCCTGGATGCTGAAACCGGACTGCTGAGCAACTATTACTATCACCGTGGCGCAGGCATTCTGCGTCGAAGGGTGGTGAATCCTAACCAAGTGTTTAACAGTCACCTCGCTTGGCCACCTTCCGAAGTGGTCGCACTTGGCAGTAAAGTGACCTTTGATGCTGGCAATGTGAACGCCACATTCATCAAGGGCATGCACTACTTGTCTTTTTACTACGGCAAGGCCCCCCAAACCTCCGTGCTGGTTTCAGAAGTGCCTGCACCAACTCCAGACAAGGCACCTTGACGCAGCTTCCTTGGGTCCGATATCTGGGAGGATAAAACGGGTATCGTTTTACACACGCTTTACAGACGCCGAGAAGTCTGTCGGTGAGGCTGGGGGTGCCATGAAAGCACTTACCCTTCCTTCTTTCTTTCGCCCCGCTTGCCTCAGCCTGCTGAGCAGCGTTGCACTGGCCACTCAAGCCACCGCCGCTGAGGGCACCGTCACCGTGACCATCACGGAAAAAGACAAGTCTCAGACCATCATCGAGACCAAACCCGTGACCGACCAGGAGGCCTTGGTTCAAATTGCCATCCTCCTGGATACCAGCAGCAGCATGAATGGCCTCATTGAGCAAGCCAAGACCCAGCTCTGGAAAATCGTCAATGAATTCAACGACGCCAAGCAGGGCGACAAAACCCCGGTCGTGCAGGTAGCTCTATATGAATACGGTAACAATGGGCTGAGTGTCGGCAGCAACTACATCCGCCAGGTGCTGCCCTTCACGCGCGATCTCGATAAGGTCTCCGAGCAGCTTTTCAAACTCACCACCAATGGTGGAGATGAATACTGCGGCGCCGTCATTCGCGAGGCTCTGGACAAACTGGCTTGGGACAAAGATGGTCAGGTTTACAAGGCCATCTTCATCGCTGGGAATGAGCCCTTCACCCAAGGACCGGTGAACTCGCAAGACGCCTGTAAAGCCGCCATCCAGAAAGGCGTCGTCGTCAACACCATCCATTGCGGCAATCAGGGGGATGGCGAAAACGGCGGCTGGCGCACCGGAGCCGCGTTGGCGGAAGGTCGCTTCCTGACCATTGATCAAGATAAAGCCATCGTTCACATCGAAGCTCCGCAGGATAAAGAAATCACTCAACTGAGCATCGAGCTGAACAAGACCTACATCATGTATGGAAAAGATGGCCACCGAGGAGCCTCCAATCAGGTTGCCCAGGACAGCAACGCAAGCTTCTATGAAAAAGCCGGAGCCGCTGTGCAGCGGGCCCTGACCAAAGCCAGCTCTAACTATAGCAACACAGGCTGGGATCTGGTGGATGCGAACAAAAAAGCTGGCGTTAAACTGGACAAAATCCCCGAAGCCGAGCTGCCAATCGAA
This DNA window, taken from Prosthecobacter debontii, encodes the following:
- a CDS encoding RNA polymerase sigma factor produces the protein MFTAPAPDPDLPLVRAAQAGDMEAFDEIIRRYQSLMSALLHRFSPARADLEDLVQETFVKAWRALPEWQPERPFAHWLKRIAVRTGLEFYRRRQHSPFSRLQEPSAEGRDPLDDLPAETPDAAQGALEEAQFILSHLPPEDRALLTLLHLEQMPLAEIAQHFGWSRINAKVKAFRARQRLQTLLKRHGYELP
- a CDS encoding Spy/CpxP family protein refolding chaperone codes for the protein MKKFILILSLAALSLPALALPKIGAMRDLGEGILPDATRESVREVVRTAARHLLNFRKETPLSDEQRQQLKTVLETHRPETRALVERGREARKAYAAAVKAHGPEASQTREAAQKLGDLARDRALLMARVAVEVRPLLTDDQIKRLETARAEIETLVDEAMSAAH
- the folD gene encoding bifunctional methylenetetrahydrofolate dehydrogenase/methenyltetrahydrofolate cyclohydrolase FolD; this translates as MQLISGPAVAEKVLEECRRDIAELAKVGKKPGLAVVLVGDDPASRAYVRSKDKKCRELGLHSVKLELPATTTQEELLAEVEKLNNDPAIHGILVQSPPPPHIDEAAIVRAIDPAKDVDGFHPVNVAKLALEDSTGFVPCTPLGCQRLLIDAGIETKGANVVVLGRSMIVGKPMALLLMAKGIGGDATVTVAHSRTKDLPSITRQADILIAAIGRPEFVKAEHVKEGAVVIDVGINRVEAPGTEKGYKLVGDVAFDEVAPKCQAITPVPGGVGPMTIAMLMANTVKACKQA
- a CDS encoding helix-turn-helix domain-containing protein, giving the protein MATLSLDLRERIVKAYDQGEGTQPEIARRFDVSLGMVKKLLLQRRKTGCIKARHHRAGRKKTIVAEHRIAIRQQNRTMPMPTLHKT
- a CDS encoding sialidase family protein, whose translation is MKNSLLCAALLTATVSCFGESSSLSPTGEHHQADSICLTANQLSIATGQPSLVLMSSGSVHIPVWSLSGGTVGQSVAGLVTLPRQCEAVKVEIVVTTNDPTTGPNFEDVYRVHLSQLVDHAPVMDRYHQGMPVRTALPAAPLQTRTILLESCYEVVPDAPLWLRIQREPGDPADTFIKPAGLIMVKVTPVEAPAKVHVVQDVPGYNSWPMMQAIGNKLVCVYTRGQGHTIGEDARAVYARTSTDGGKTWTDETVVANTPGYGEVPTGKGLDADGTMLLWVRRVGKPWQHDLYRTTDGVTFTLVATPKLEVNPMQITDVFEVPTVGLMALWFAGDYGDKPTNSWGTLTSGDNGATWTQTPIETGLLRGDWPTEPAAVYLGDGKILCIARTELGGTTTERAQFQITSTDYGKTWTRTRTNIGDVSASTPSLVLDAETGLLSNYYYHRGAGILRRRVVNPNQVFNSHLAWPPSEVVALGSKVTFDAGNVNATFIKGMHYLSFYYGKAPQTSVLVSEVPAPTPDKAP
- a CDS encoding vWA domain-containing protein, which produces MKALTLPSFFRPACLSLLSSVALATQATAAEGTVTVTITEKDKSQTIIETKPVTDQEALVQIAILLDTSSSMNGLIEQAKTQLWKIVNEFNDAKQGDKTPVVQVALYEYGNNGLSVGSNYIRQVLPFTRDLDKVSEQLFKLTTNGGDEYCGAVIREALDKLAWDKDGQVYKAIFIAGNEPFTQGPVNSQDACKAAIQKGVVVNTIHCGNQGDGENGGWRTGAALAEGRFLTIDQDKAIVHIEAPQDKEITQLSIELNKTYIMYGKDGHRGASNQVAQDSNASFYEKAGAAVQRALTKASSNYSNTGWDLVDANKKAGVKLDKIPEAELPIELKDLAPEKRQAYLDAKAAEREKIQTQINKLNEERQKYVAEKAKESGADDTLDKAMVKAVREQAAKKAITFK